A genomic window from Glycine max cultivar Williams 82 chromosome 17, Glycine_max_v4.0, whole genome shotgun sequence includes:
- the LOC102662529 gene encoding putative F-box protein At3g58860, with product MNMQDAGSRDNQQKRAKSNNEEDYEGDLINKLPDGIPVAILSKLPINEAARTSILSRKWRYLWTFFCGTLEFDGSPIMKDMKKDIKKAAGRQLQTAMEIMYDAERQTYTTWINELLSSLKSSTLQGLKFWFHVGTGCDVDKWIHFAIQKKVQKLELYFGHTFEYVLPLHLFKLESFNSLHVLRLKSITVTEEMLEYLLCRCPLLKTLSLVNSGVPKTMKVSGPSLKLKCLELVRCWELIKLEIFAENLMSFKYYGSHLDTEFKSVPCLVEATFGGSFVEFTRESFLPQIKVLKLDITQNEPQVLFRLSQLPKLKNLKHLELVACVDDGITLACALLLKATHSLWRFTLKMLNTKPSFRTERKFTMESRCNLKELELVGFCGAACEVELVMYILENAAELQKIIIDTRLPTKPKLRPLGEQCKTWDHEENRKRARGLQEKIPPWIEFVCI from the exons ATGAACATGCAAGATGCAGGTAGCAGAGATAATCAACAGAAAAGAGCAAAATCTAACAATGAGGAAGATTATGAAGGAGATCTTATCAACAAATTACCAGATGGAATCCCTGTAGCCATTTTATCTAAATTGCCAATAAATGAGGCTGCTAGGACCAGCATCCTCTCAAGAAAATGGAGATATCTATGGACCTTTTTTTGTGGAACCTTAGAATTTGATGGTTCACCAATTATGAAAGACATGAAAAAAGACATTAAGAAGGCTGCAGGAAGGCAATTGCAGACGGCAATGGAGATCATGTATGATGCTGAAAGGCAAACATATACAACTTGGATCAATGAATTGTTAAGTTCACTCAAGAGTTCCACTCTACAAGGATTGAAATTTTGGTTTCATGTGGGTACTGGGTGTGATGTTGATAAGTGGATTCACTTTGCCATTCAAAAGAAGGTTCAAAAGCTTGAGCTGTATTTTGGACATACATTTGAATATGTTCTTCCATTGCACTTGTTTAAACTAGAAAGCTTTAATTCCTTGCATGTTTTGCGTCTGAAATCCATTACTGTGACCGAGGAGATGCTGGAGTATTTACTGTGTCGCTGTCCATTACTTAAAACGTTGAGCTTGGTTAACTCGGGAGTTCCAAAAACTATGAAGGTTTCAGGTCCATCACTCAAGCTGAAATGTCTAGAATTGGTAAGATGCTGGGAGCTGATAAAACTAGAAATTTTTGCTGAGAATTTGATGTCATTCAAATACTATGGATCTCATTTGGACACAGAATTTAAGAGCGTTCCATGTCTTGTGGAAGCAACATTTGGAGGATCCTTTGTGGAGTTCACTAGAGAAAGTTTTCTCCCACAAATAAAAGTGCTTAAATTGGATATTACACAAAACGAACCTCAAGTG CTTTTCCGGCTAAGTCAACTTCCCAAGTTAAAAAATCTCAAGCATTTGGAGCTGGTTGCCTGTGTTGATGATGGTATCACACTTGCTTGTGCATTGCTATTAAAGGCAACACATTCACTATGGAGGTTCACACTCAAG ATGCTAAATACCAAACCCTCTTTTAGAACAGAACGCAAATTTACAATGGAATCTCGGTGCAATCTCAAAGAGTTGGAATTGGTTGGGTTTTGTGGAGCAGCATGTGAAGTTGAATTAGTTATGTACATACTTGAGAATGCAGCTGAACTCCAGAAGATAATTATTGACACAAGGTTACCAACTAAACCGAAATTGAGACCGCTAGGGGAGCAATGCAAAACTTGGGATCATGAGGAAAACAGAAAGCGTGCAAGAGGACTTCAGGAGAAAATACCACCTTGGATTGAGTTTGTTTGTATTTGA